In one Lolium rigidum isolate FL_2022 chromosome 3, APGP_CSIRO_Lrig_0.1, whole genome shotgun sequence genomic region, the following are encoded:
- the LOC124701344 gene encoding chitin elicitor-binding protein-like produces MPAPSPSPPASLAVPATVLLLLSLLVATTSAANFTCAAPPGTTCQSAIGYRVRNATTYGALASRFNTTNLAGLLGANNLALTTPPSSRIPANATVSIPFRCLCAGNGVGQSDHLPIYTVQPQDGLDAIARNVFDAFVTYQEIATANKIPDVDKINVGQQLWIPLPCSCDQVGGADVMHFAHIVAGGETTSGIAATFGVTESTLLKINNIADPKSLLKDQILDVPLPVCSSSISSTSADHDLRVPNGTYALTAQECIKCSCSSNTFQLNCTAVQGKKECPAVPSCSGGLKLGETSGAGCGSTMCSYSGYLNSSSLSIQTTTVSNQTKSCQSSAGSDGSRFAGSMWRVSAISFHMVLIMICFL; encoded by the exons AtgccggcgccgtcgccgtcgccacccgCCAGCCTGGCCGTCCCGGccaccgtcctcctcctcctctctctcctcgtcgcgaccaCCTCCGCGGCCAACTTCACCTGCGCCGCGCCGCCGGGCACTACCTGCCAGTCCGCCATCGGCTACCGCGTCCGCAACGCCACCACCTACGGCGCGCTCGCCTCCCGCTTCAACACCACCAACCTCGCCGGCCTCCTCGGCGCGAACAACCTAGCGCTCACCACCCCGCCCTCCTCCCGCATCCCCGCCAACGCCACCGTCAGCATCCCCTTCCGCTGCCTCTGCGCCGGCAACGGCGTCGGCCAGTCGGACCACCTGCCCATCTACACCGTCCAGCCGCAGGACGGGCTCGACGCCATCGCCCGCAACGTCTTCGACGCCTTCGTCACCTACCAGGAGATCGCCACCGCCAACAAGATCCCCGACGTCGACAAGATCAACGTCGGCCAGCAGCTCTGGATCCCGCTGCCCTGCAGCTGCGACCAGGTGGGCGGCGCCGACGTGATGCACTTCGCCCATATCGTCGCCGGCGGGGAGACCACCTCCGGGATCGCCGCCACGTTCGGGGTGACGGAGTCCACCCTGCTGAAAATCAATAACATCGCCGACCCCAAGTCCCTTCTCAAGGACCAGATTCTTGATGTCCCGCTCCCTG TTTGCAGTTCATCGATCAGCAGCACCTCAGCTGATCACGATCTGCGCGTCCCGAATGGCACTTACGCGCTCACGGCACAGGAGTGCATCAAGTGCAGCTGCAGCTCAAACACATTCCA GCTAAATTGCACCGCCGTGCAGGGCAAGAAGGAGTGCCCAGCAGTGCCGTCGTGCAGCGGAGGGCTGAAGCTTGGGGAGACGAGCGGCGCTGGTTGCGGATCCACGATGTGCAGTTACAGTGGTTATTTGAACAGCTCATCACTCAGCATACAGACCACAACTGTCAGCAACCAGACAAAATCATGCCAAAGTA GTGCAGGATCTGATGGGTCGCGGTTCGCGGGATCCATGTGGAGGGTGTCTGCTATCTCATTCCACATGGTGCTGATCATGATCTGTTTCCTTTGA